The Desulfovibrio sp. TomC genomic interval ACAATGATTTTCAGCGTCAGGCGCTCGACAAATTTGCCGTGGCCTACCGCACCTCCCGGGCCAACGCCTTTGCCGGCATCGACGCCCCGGAACTGATCGCCGAAATCGCCGCCGCCAAGGACGTGGCCATCGATCACCTGGAAGAGCTTTTCCAGGAGTTCAAACGCCACGCCGAAGCCGCCGGCACCACGGTCCATCTGGCCGCCACCGCCCATGAGGCCAATGAGATCATCGCCCGGATCGCCAAGGAAAATAACGTCAAGACCATCGTCAAGTCCAAGTCCATGACCGCCGAGGAGACGCACTTAAACGATCACCTCGAAGCCGAGGGCCTGGAAGTCACGGAAACCGACCTTGGCGAGTGGATCATTCAGCTGCGCCACGAAGGCCCGACCCACATGGTCATGCCGGCCATCCACCTGTCCCGCTATCAGGTGGCCGACCTCTTTACCGAGGTCACCAACAAAAAGCAGGACGTGGACATCCAAAAGCTGGTCAAGGTGGCAAGACGTGAATTGCGTCCCAAATTCTGCCAGGCCGACATGGGCATCTCCGGCGCCAACTTCGCCATCGCCGCCACCGGCACCATTGGGCTCATTACCAACGAAGGCAACGGCCGGCTGACCACCACCCTGCCCCGGGTCCATGTGGCCCTGGCCGGCATCGACAAGCTCATGCCTTCGCTCCACGACGCCCTGCGCATCATCCGCTGCCTGCCCAAAAACGCCACCGGCCAGGCCATCACCTCGTATGTCACCTGGATAACCGGAGCCGTGCCCTGCGAGGTCGGCCCGGAAGGCAAGAAGGTCAAGCATGTGGTCTTTTTGGACAACGGCCGCATGGCCATGGCCAAGGATCCGGAATTCAAGCAGGTGCTGCGCTGCATCCGCTGCGGAGCCTGCGCCAACGTCTGTCCCGTTTACCGGCTGGTCGGCGGGCACAAGTACGGCCACATCTACATCGGGGCCATCGGGCTGGTGGCCACCTACTTCTTCCACGGTCGGGAGGCGGCCAAGAATCTGGTGCAGAACTGCCTCAACTGCGGGGCCTGCAAGGCCGTGTGCGCTGCCGGCATCGATTTGCCGACGCTGATCAAGGAAGTCCATGCCCGCATCCAGGACGAGGAAGGCCATCCGCTCTATTCCTCGGTGGCCGGACAGGTGCTCAAGAACCGTTCGCTCTTCCACACCATGCTCAAATCCGCCCGCCTGCTGCAAAAGCCGGTGACCGGCGGCACCCCGTATCTCCGCCATCTGCCGATGTTCCTGTTTAAGGATCAGGATTTCCGGGCGCTCCCGGCCGTGGCCGACGAGGCTTTCCGGGACCGGTGGGAAAAGATCAAGCCGCATGTGACCAACGCCAAGCTCAAGGTGGCGCTTTTCTCCGGCTGCGTGCAGGACTTCGTCTATCCCGAGCAGATGGAGGCCGCGGTGGCGGTCATCGCCACCAAAGAGGGCGTGGCCATGGAGTATCCCATGGGCCAGTCCTGCTGCGGCCTGCCGCTTATGATGATGGGCGAGAAAAAGGCCGGTCGGGAACTGGCCGCCCACAACATGAACGCCATCGACGCCCAGGATTTCGACTACATCGTGACCCTGTGCGCCTCGTGCGCCTCCTACCTCAAACACGGCTACAAGCGGCTTTTTGCCGATGATCCGGCCATGGCCTACAAGGCCGCCCAGTTTGCCCACCGGGTCATCGACTTCAGTTCGTTTGTGCGCGACGTGCTTGGCATCACCGACGAGGCCTTTGCCGGTCCGGACAAGAAAGTCACCTACCATGCCCCCTGCCACCTGTGCCGGGGCCTGGGCGTGACCGAAGCCCCCAGGGCGCTTTTGGGTGTGGCCGGACTGGAATATGTGCCGGCCGAGGAAGAAGACGTGTGTTGCGGCTTTGGCGGCACCTTCTCGGTCAAGTTCCCGGAACTGTCCAAGGAGCTGCTCACCAAGAAGATCAACAACCTCAAGGCCACCGGCGCAACCGCCATGGCCACCGATTGCCCGGGCTGCATCATGCAGATCCGCGGCGGCTTCGAACGCGACAAGACCCCCTTTGAGGTGCGCCACGTGGCCGAGTATCTGGCCGAGCGGCTCAAGCGCAAATAGGCCCAGGCCTCCCCCCTGCATCGCCCAAGGCCGCGACCTGTGTCGCGGCCTTTTTTGTAGGGCGCATCCAAAACACTCGCACCGTCGCGCCCGGCGTGAGGGGGCAACATCCAAGGCTGATGTACCAGGAGCGTCTCCTGATTAATGCGCGTCTGACTAAAAGCGAGAACGTAAAACGCCCGGGGACATGCGTCTCCCGGGCGTTTCTGAGGTCGAAATAATAAGCCAGAATCAAGCGTCGGGAAAGGGACGGCCGGCCGGCCAGTGCGGCGACACAAACGTGCCGGACTTGCCGCCGGCCTTGTAGAGCAGCCGGATCTCGCTGATGACGATGTCTTTTTGCACGGCCTTGCACATGTCGTAGATGGTCAGCGCCGCAACCGACGCGGCCGCCAGGGCTTCCATCTCCACCCCCGTCTCGGCCGTGGTCGAGGCCTCGGCTTCCACCCGGACGATGGCCGAGGCCTGATCCACGTCGAACCGCACATCGGCAAAGGCCAGAGGCAGCGGATGGCACAACGGGATCAGATCGGAGGTACGCTTGGCCGCCATGATGCCGGCAATTTTGGCCGTGGCCAGGGCATCGCCCTTGGGCAGGGCGGCGGTGGCCAACAGCTTCATGGTTTGGGCGGAAAGACGCACCTCACACCCGGCAATGGCCAGGCGGCGCGTCTTGGACTTGCCGCCCACATCCACCATGCGGGTGCGGCCTTCGGCGTCAATGTGGGTAAACCCTTCGCTCATGACAGCCTACTTGAAATCCGGAACTTTGACCTTGCGGTCGATACGCCGGGCGGCAGTGGCGTCTTCCCGGGCCTTGGCCTCGTCGCCGAGCTTCATATACAGCATGGCCCGGTTGCCGAGAGCCTCGGCCAGCTTGGCGTCGGTCTCGATGGCCTTGGTATAGTCGGCCAGGGCAAGTTGCAGATCTTCTTTGGCCTCATGGCACATGCCGCGCAGGTTATAGGCGCTGGCCAGGTTCTTGGCATCCACGGCCGGGTTGGCAATGATGCGGCCGAAAGCCGCAATGGCCGTATTCATGTCGCCCTTGGAGGCGGCGGCCATGCCTTGCACATAGTCGTCGGTCGGATTGGCCTGGGCCATGGCCGGAAAAGCCAGAAGAAGGATCAGGAGCAGCAGCGTTGTACGGATGCGACCATCCATGTCAGTTCCCCATGGCCTCTTTGGCCTTGCGAAAGAAATTTTTCACTTTTTTCATGGGCTTTTGCGCATCAAGCGATTCGAACTCGCGCAAAAGTTCTTCCTGTTTCTTGGTCAGCCCGCGCGGGGTCGCCACCGTGACATGGATGAGCAGATCACCCCGACGGCTGGATCCCGGGATGGGCAACCCCAGGCCCCGCAGGGAGAAGACTTCCCCACTCTGGGTACCCTTGGGGATTTCCATGGACTCCTCGCCCTCCAGGGTCGGCACCTCGATTTTATGGCCAAGCGCGGCCTGCACAAAGGTGATGTCCTGACGGTAGATGAGGTCCTGGCCCTGACGTTCGAAAACCTTGTCTTCCTCCACATGGAGGATGACGTAGAGGTCGCCCGGAGGACCGCCGTGCAGTCCCGGGTCACCCTCGCCACGCAGGCGCAAACGGCTGCCGTCGTCCACGCCGGCCGGCACGCGGACCTTGAGTTCCCGGGTCTGGCGGGTGATGCCCCGACCGCGACACTCCTTGCAGGGCGAGGCTATTACGCGGCCTTCGCCACGGCACACCGGGCAGGTGACCGCGATGCGGAAAAAGCCCTGGCTCTGGATAACCTGGCCGGCCCCGCCGCACTGCTGGCAGGTCTCGGCCGAGGTGCCGGGCTCGGCTCCGGAACCGTTACAGACGTGGCACTGGACATTCTTGGGTATTTTTAGCGTGACCTCGGTGCCCTTGGCCGCATCGCGGAAGGGGGCGGTCAGATCGTAGCGCAGATCGTTTCCGGCCTGGGGGCGGGGGCCGCGCGAGGAGCGCCCGCTGAAGCCGAAAAACTCCCCGAAAATATCGGAGAAGGCACTGAAGACGTCGTCGGTGCTGCCAAAGCCGCCAAAACCATTGCCGCCCATGCCTTCATGGCCGAAACGGTCATAGCGGGCCCTGTTTTCAGGGTTGCGCAACACCTCGTAGGCCTCGGCCGCTTCCTTGAACTTGGACTCGGCCTCGGGATCGTCCTGGTTGCGGTCGGGGTGGAACTTGAAGGCCTGCTGGCGGTAGGCCTTCTTGATCGTTTCATCGTCGGCGTCGCGTTCAACGCCGAGAATTTCGTAATAATCCCGGGGCATTGTTTCTTCTAGTTGTTTTCAGGAAGCACGACGCCCGCTTCCACAATGGACTCGGCCGGCAACACTTCGCCGGCAGCAATCTCCCGCAGGGCGGTGACGACTTCCTTGTTTTTGCACTCAACCAAAGGCTCATAGCCTTCACGGTACTGGTGCACCCGCTTGATGGCCATCTGCACGATGAGGAAGCGGTTGTTGATTTTTTCCAGGCAATCTTCAACGGTGATACGCGCCATGCGATTCTCCTTGCACGTTGGATGCGGTAGGACGAGTTCCCGGTGCGCGTGTGCGCTACCCTGGTAAGACGTTATTTCGCCGCGTCAAGGGGCTTTCCCCTGATCGGCCGGATTGGCCCAGCTGGTCGGACGATTGAATTCCAACGCGAAACCGACGTCTCTATCCCGTTTGACGCGAATCGTCAAGAGACCAAACCGCTGTCCTAATAGGCCAGCTTGCCCAGGGACTTTAAAATGAGCGTGGCCCCCATGGCGAACATGCCCATGAGTCCCATGCCGCAGGAAAAACCGGCCAGGAGCACCGGCGCATATTGCCGCCAGCGCTTCCCGTAATGCTTGAGAAAATAATAGCGGCCCAAAAGCGCCCCGGCCACTTCGAGAATCAGCCCATGGGGCACGCTCTGGCCCAGGCCGCGCACGATGCCGTAGACCAGGAGCACCGGCAGACCGAAAAGCATGAGCAGCATATAAATGATCAGGCCAAGGCCCAGGCCGGCGGTGACGAACCAGCCGTTTAAGGCCTGAAAAAAGAGCGAATTGCCTTCCAGGGTGGAGGTCTGCATGAGCAGGGAATTGAGCGCCTGCAAATGCCACAATTCCTGGGCATACGGGTAGCTGGCCGAGGGGATGGGGGCAAGCTGCCAGATGAACTGGGAAAAAAGGAGGCTGGCCACCATGACCACCGGAAAAACCACGATCTCAGCCTTGATGATGCCGCGCAGGCTGGTGCCGGTCAGTTCGATTTCCCGAAAATCCACGGTCGCCTTGCCATAGTTGTGGATGGGAATGGGGGCGTACCAGATTTCGATGCCCTGGTAGCCGAAAAAGCGCGCCCCGGCGATGAAACTGGCCTCGCGCACCAGCGGCAAACTGACAAACTGGCCGGCGATGCCTTCCATCCGGGCAGTGATATAGGAAATCACCGGGGTGTAGATGAAGCCGTAGAGCACGAAAAAGAGCCAGGGAAACTGCGGCACCAGAAACAGGCACATGCCGATATAAGCCAGGGTGGAAAAGACGTAGATGGCGATGGATACCCAGAAATTGATGTCGCCCCGGGCCTTGTTGGTGTCAAAGAGCGCCTTGTAGGCGGCGCCGCCCACCCCGCCCTTTCGCAGCGACCGGGCCACCTGCCACACGCCAATAACGCCGATCGCCAGGCCAAGACCGATGCCAAAGGACATGTAGAAGTCGAAGTTGTTGGCAAAAACCGTATCCACCGTGCCCATGCCCTGCCGCCAGCGGTGCAGGATGCCATGGGAAAAAAGGATGGGGTTGGCCACAATGGTGATGACCAGCCCGACCAGCCCGCCGATGACGGCCCAAAACGGCAGCACCATGCCGGTAAAAACCAGCCCCAGGTCGAACTGGATGCCAGTGGCCACGGCCGGCAGCCAGGCCTCGGTATTGCGGGTGAAATCAGCCCAGGGAATGGGGATCAGACGCACGGGTTCGGTGAAAATGAGCCCGGACACCACCGGGAAAAGGACATAGATGGCTCCGAAGGCCAGCCCGATCATGCCGCCGATGGAAAAGACCCGCCATTTCCAGCCGGTTTTGCGATCCTCGGTGGATTCGGCCAGGGCCATGGTGCCAAGGGCCCCGACCGGGGCCATGGGGAACGGCAGTTTTTCCACATCGGAGGTGATGCGATAGAGGGCATAACCCAGGCCGAAATGGTCGATGCGCTGGATAATCTGGGAGCCGACCAGGAGCAGGATGGGGACCAGCCAGTCACGGTGGAGAAAGGTGCGAGCCAGAAGCGAATCGGATTCCGGCCCCGGGGCCACCCACAGCGGAATGAGGTCGGTCAGTCCCAGCATCTTGGCCGCATCGGACTGGACCAGATACTGGTTCCACAGGAGTCCATGAAACGGCGAAGCCATGGCCGCGCCGGCCATATAATAGAGCAGGAAGATCTCCTGCTGCTTGAGTTCCGTATAGGCCCGCTTGGCGATCTCGGCAAAGAGGATAATGGTCACCCAGCGCGCCGCCGGGCCGATGCCGGTGCCGATGACCAGCTGGAGATACATGCTGCCCGGCATCATGAGAAAGCCGATGAAGACCGCGCCAACAATGGTCTTCCAGTCGAAGCCCTCTTCGAAATGGGTCGGCGTGGGGAGCAGATCCCGGTATTCGGCTAACTCTTTGTCGTCGTACATCGGGTCATCCTAATTCGGCAGCACGAGATAGCTCTGCCCGGTCCACAGTCCGATCAGCGCAAACACGCCGCCCATGAGAAAATCCCCCAGGATAAGGCCGATAAACAAGAGCCGCACCCGTTTCATAAGCACAATGCCGCCATAACGCAGGGTCAGATGGTTGCACAGCCAGCCGATAAAGAAAGAAAACCACAAAATGCGCATGGAGGAGCTGTACATGGTGAGAAAGCCCAGGGGATGAATGGGCCACCAGTAGAACTGCTGGTAGGCGACAATCAGGGCGAACATCACCACCGCCCCGGCCACGGTGAAGCCGATGACCGCCGAGTTGGACCCGGCCGGGGCTTCAATCAGGCGCTGGACGTTTTCATAGACCGTGGTGACGGTCTGCGTCTCCCAGTCCACCTGCAAATCGCGCAGGCCGTATTTGTGGCAAACGGCCAACATGGCCAGAAAAGACACGGCCACCGCCGCGGCAATGGCCAACACAATGGCCGCCAGATAGAGTTTCTTGGGTCCTTTCTTCTCACCCACCTTGGCGGCGTGAAAAAGCGAAGGCAGAAGCGATTCGCGCAGATCGACAAAGAGCATTTTCTGCATGACGGCGGCCATAAGAAGGCCCAGGCGGCTGAAGATGCCGGTGCCGAAAAAGGCCAGCAAACCGTCGGTCGGCGCGGCGGTCAGGGTGAAATAGGCAATGCCGCCCTGGCAGATGATGCGGCTGGCCACCAGCATGACCATGAAAAACGCGCCCAAAAGCAGCACGGCCTGCCCAAGGGGCATGCCAAAGGACACGCTCCAGGCCACAAGCGCCCCGCCGCCCAGAACCAACCCCCACAGCGAGGCCGGCGCGCCGACCCACTCGGCCTCATCCGGGCGGTGAAACCGAAAGCGCAGGGCATCCCTGGCCGTGTCGTACAGATGCTGGCGGGCCAGCCACAGCAGAAACAGGAAAAAGACGCCATACGCCCCGATCATCTGGGTTTCCTCGGGAGAGGTCAGGGTCGGGCCGAAGGTGACGCCCAGGGCCGCAGCCGGGATGTGCTGGCCGATGAGGTCAAAGACGCCGTAGACAAAGCCGCCGAGAATGAAAAAGAACCAGAAGCTTAAGGAAATCTGGCGGGCCGTCAGATAGGCGAACCCGATAAAAGCCGGATAGAAATAGATTTTGAGCTTGGTAAAGCCCGAGAAAAGCCCTGTTTTGGGAAAATAGGGACCAGCCAGGATCAACGTCGGGATCTGGGGCACGGAGGGATCGTAAAAGGCGATACCGTTTATGGTGTGCAGAAGCACACTGAAAAAAAGGCCGCAAAGGAGAAAACGATCGGTAAAAAAGCTCGATAACCCGCCGTCATCCACAGCACCCGTCAACGTCTCCGGCAGGCGCAGCAGCGGAAAATTCATGCGCTCATTGGATATCCACTGCCGGGAAAAGAGATTGGTCAGGCACAGGAGCACGAAATAGCACAGGCCGATAAAGACGGCCCAGGTGCTCAGCGGCCCGATCCAGACACCCCAGGGGATCGTGGCCAGCACCTGCCCCCAGGGCATGGTGTAGCCGCCAGCCAGCCCGTTATAAAGCGTCTCCACAGCCTCGGGATCGACCGGATACCAGCCGGCCGGCAACAGCGGCCCAAACACCGCGTTCCACTGGTTGCCCTCGGTGGCAAAATGCAGCGGCGCGGTCAGGCTGATAAAAAACGTGCGGGCCAGGCCGGTGTGGGCCACGCCGGAAACCACGACCATGAGCATCCAGCACACGAGCAAATCCGTGCCGGTCAGCAGGCTGCGGCCGCGAAAGAGCCGGCCAAGCCCGGCAGCCAGCACGGTGAGCCAGGCCAGCAGAAAAAACGGGGCCAGGGGAAAATGGCCGCCGCCAAGGGGGGTTGCGCCCAGATAGAGGTTGTTGAGCGGGGTCACGGCGCACACGCCAAGCCCAAGGACCAACCCCAGGGCCACGGCCCGGAAACGAATGGTCCCGGACGTCATGCGTCCCCCTCCCCGGCCGGCTCATTGCTTCGAAGCCGGGCATTGTAGCTGCTGGTGATCTTGTCCTCATAGGAGGTCCGGGTGGATTCCTCCAGGGAACGCCACACGAGTAGCTGTTTGCGCAAATCGTTTAGAAAGCCCTTGTTGAGCCGCTTCCACATGCCGGCTTCGCCGGCCACGCGCGTCAGTTCCACATCAATTTCCATATAGCCCGGGGTGTCCTTGGCCGGCGTAAAGACAATGGACATGGACTGTTTGATGCCGAAATCGAAGGGGGCCAGCCAGACCGTGCCGGTTAAGCGCATACAGGCCCGCAAATCGCAGAACTCCGGATGGAGTTCTTTGGGATGCGGCGAGGAACCGGGCAGATCCCAAGGGCACTCAAAAACGTAGTCCACGTCGGCAGTGGCGAAAAGGCCATGGGACACATCCTGGTGGGACTGGTAATAGTCGAAGAGAAACCCGCCGGCGCACTCCTGCTCGCGTACCTTGACCAGAAACGGCAGCCGGGTGGCGATAACCCCGTCCACGGCATCGGGCAGCGTCCAGGAGCGGTTGACGTCGGGAATGGCGATCTGGCCGGCAACCCTGGAGGGATAGATGACCGAGAGCAGCACCACGGCAATGACCAGCAGCATGGCGGCCACGCCGGCCGTGGAGGAATAGTTGGCGGTCATGCCGGCCCAAAGCGACGAGCCGGACAAGAGCCCGGCGGCGGTCTGGGCCAGGAGATAGCCCAGGACCACGCTGATGACGGCAAAGGCCAGGGCTTCGGCGATAAACAGGAACGATACATGGGACGGGGCCAGTCCCACGGCCGTGTAAACGCCGATTTCCCGTTTTCGCTCATAGACCGCGCCGATCATGGTATTGAGCACAATCAGCACGGAAATCACCAAGGGGATGAGGATGTTGGGTACGCCGGCATAGCCCAGGGAGTCGCCGGCGTGGTACAAAAACACCCCGTCGGCCTGGCCGGAAAAAACCGCCAGACCAAAGCGATCGGCCAAACGGCCGGCCAGAACCGAATCATTGGTCGCTGCGGCGTTGCCGCTCTCCACACCGGCGGCCGGCGGGGCCACCGCCACGGACTTGAGCTGTCCGCCAAGGCCGATCAGCGTCTCATAGGGGACAATGACGACCAGATCATCGTCGATGTGCTGATAGCGGCTTTGCAGGCTCTTGACGTCCTCGCCCGACTCGGCCGCCTCCTTTTCGACTTCGCTGACCTCTTTGGAAACCTCGGACGGGAAAACCACCGGCATGAGCGGCTCGCCATCGAGATCCGGCCGCTCTTCCAGGGCATTTTTGCGGAAAAGGCCGCTGACCGTAAATGTCCGGCCAAAAAGCGTCACGCTGTCGCCCGGGGTAACGCCCAGACGCTCGGCCATGGGCACAGGCAGGATGACGGCGGCACCGTCGCCAGGGGCAAACCAGCGGCCGGCCGTCAGCACACCGGCCATGCGCCCCAGGCGGGCTTCATCGGCCGACAGGCCCATGATGCCCTGGACGGGTTCACTGTGCCGGCCGGCCCGGATGGCGGTGATGGGGGCCACGTTTTTTTCCGGCAACTCAAGCCAGGCCAACGGGGCCACCACGTCGGCCGTGCCATAGGCATCGGCCACGACCGCCAGGGATTCGGGCGGCAGGGAATGCCAGCCGATATTTTTAAGCAGCACCCCCTGGTACGGCGCGCTCTCCGCAATCAGGATCGCGCTTTCGTCCCGGGTGGATTTGATGCTCGTAAAACTCATGATGGTGAAGGTCAGGATGACAAGCGTCAGGCAGGTCAGGGCTGTTCGGACCTTGCGGCGGCGCAGGTTGCTCACGCCAATGACGAAGGCAGCGGCAAAAGCGCGCATCCCGCCGATTTCCGTGGATTTGACATGGGAGGCCCGACGTTGCAGCGCCGTCATCTCGCGCTCAAAGCGCATGAAGATAATGGCTGCCACCATGACCGACAGGCCCAGGATGAAAAAGGCGATGATGACCACCAGCGGCGAATAGGTGAGCTTAAAGGCCGGGTGGACGGCGTAGACCACGGCAATGACGGCGGCAAGCGTCCCCAGGAAGGCCGCGATGCGTTTGTGGATGTCGGCGTAGTTAAAGACCACCCGCTCCACGCAGTAGGCAAAGGGGATAAACAGGGCAATGTAAAAGAGCACGCCTAACAGCACATCGCGCTGGGTTTTTTCCACATCGTTGTAGACCCGAACAGCCAGAGCCCAGCTGGACCGGGCCGCCGTCACCATGGCTTCGTAGTGCCTGGCCTCGCCAGCGGCCCAGGCCTGGGCATAGAGCGAACGGCCCTGGTCGGTCAGGTCGCGGATGCGCTCGCTGACAATGCCGTGGGCTTCAAGATTGGCGATGCGCGGCCCGACCAGCGCCCACATGTCGCGGGCGGCGAGCAGTTCCGTGGTCGGCAGCACGGAATAGGCCTCCACGGGATAGCCGACGCCGGTCGGATGTGCCGCGTCGGCATTTAAAAGCAGGAGCTTTCGGGCCAGCACCGTGTCGGACAGGATGCACTTAAAGGGTGTTCCCGGTTCGAGAAAAATGGAGAGCAGGGTGGAATCGAGGGTGTCTAAACGACTGAACCAGGAGCGCATGGGCGCGGCCTCACGCCGGGCATCGAGCAGTTCGATGCGGGTGAAATAGCGAAACGAGCGCGGATCAAAGGCGGAAAAGAGCGTGGTCTGGTCGCAACCGAACATGATCAGGTCGGTTTCCATGCTGTTCCGGTTCATCTTGACCCGATACGCATCCTTGCCGGTCTGCTTCTTGTCGATGGCCCAAACGGCCGAACCGGTATCGGGATCAAACCGGAAGCCCTCGATGACGGCCTTGTCCAGCACGTACTTCTTGTTGGCCAGCCCACTCACCCGAAACTGGCCCCGGGCGTCGGTGATGGCGTAAAACCGGGTCTTGCCCTGGTAGACGCACACCACGGTGTCCGGGGCCGGACGGTCGGGAAAAAGCTCGCCCTGGCGGATGAAGTTGACGCGGCCGGTGAGGGTTGAAAAGACATTTCGCGGCCGTTTCTCGCCCACCTCGAAATCGGCTCGGCTCATGGCCACCAAGACCGCCGTCACAAACCGGCTCTGGCGGGCCAGGGAAACAAAATCCACCTGATCGGGCGTGTCGCCCGGCGTGCCCCAGGCCAGTCGGGCGTCGCCAGTCGTGGCCAGGGTGAAGCCAAGGACGCCGGCGATATTGCCAAATTCGCCGCCAAGAGCCGGACGGTCGGGCAAAAGGCCCTGCCAGGGGTGCTGGCGGTCGTCGCGCATGCCGTCGCAGTAGTAGCCGGCCGGCAGCCCTGCGTCCTTGGCGGCGGCTTCGGCGGCGGCGGCCAGGGAGCGATTGATGCGGCCGTAGGCCTGGCCGGGATTAACGTCGGGCTTGACCTCAAAGGCAAACCCTTTGCAAAAACTACCCACCCCGTCGCCGTGGCTGGACAGGCGGAGCGAGGCCTGAGCCGCCAGATCGCGGTCGCCCACGAGCTTTCGCAGCTCCCGGGCGCTTTCCACACAGTCGGCCTCAGCCTCGGCTCCGGCCCGGGCACGCAGCAGACGGGCCTTGGTCGCCGGGATGAGGTCGCGGAGCGCCCGGGCTTCGACCGGGGGGAGCGCACCAAAATCCTCGCGCCACATGAGCCGACGCAGTTCGGCGCGGCGGGCGGCCAGGGCGCTGATCGTGGGTTCGTCGCGGTGCGTCCCGGCCAGACGCAGGCGCATCAGATGGGTGGTGACGCTGTCCACCTCGTCTTTGAGGCTTTCCAGCAATGTCTCGCGCAGGGACACATCGCCAAGCGAGGCCCCGGCCCCCTCGCCGTCAGAGTTCAGGGCGTCCAGCGACGC includes:
- a CDS encoding FtsX-like permease family protein, whose protein sequence is MCLVLLVVAWLGLLTAGPAAAKRARKAEAASSQGAALAETWLTAADADLDKAVIDALAGLGDRSLGTPGSRAVADALEAFFRSLNLGEVGRLSYRAPAMVQGRAALSVPGGAAATLTPLALNAFTPGSVPPGGLTGPVVYAGPGNYRDFDGSAVKDAIVLMDLKSGRNWQGAAQLGAKALVYVDDSPAGQPADNSVFRDKFELTPIRFPRFRITAGEAAQLFGDYRTLRGETDGQTAALTARAAWEPVVGQNVHLLIPGTDPAQAGQLVVVDAPYDTAAYAPGQAPGADEAASVAVLVRLARQLAAHPPARPTLLVATSGSGQSLAGLREFFAALRGKGKDLRGQSRELKESVRQTDAVLASLDALNSDGEGAGASLGDVSLRETLLESLKDEVDSVTTHLMRLRLAGTHRDEPTISALAARRAELRRLMWREDFGALPPVEARALRDLIPATKARLLRARAGAEAEADCVESARELRKLVGDRDLAAQASLRLSSHGDGVGSFCKGFAFEVKPDVNPGQAYGRINRSLAAAAEAAAKDAGLPAGYYCDGMRDDRQHPWQGLLPDRPALGGEFGNIAGVLGFTLATTGDARLAWGTPGDTPDQVDFVSLARQSRFVTAVLVAMSRADFEVGEKRPRNVFSTLTGRVNFIRQGELFPDRPAPDTVVCVYQGKTRFYAITDARGQFRVSGLANKKYVLDKAVIEGFRFDPDTGSAVWAIDKKQTGKDAYRVKMNRNSMETDLIMFGCDQTTLFSAFDPRSFRYFTRIELLDARREAAPMRSWFSRLDTLDSTLLSIFLEPGTPFKCILSDTVLARKLLLLNADAAHPTGVGYPVEAYSVLPTTELLAARDMWALVGPRIANLEAHGIVSERIRDLTDQGRSLYAQAWAAGEARHYEAMVTAARSSWALAVRVYNDVEKTQRDVLLGVLFYIALFIPFAYCVERVVFNYADIHKRIAAFLGTLAAVIAVVYAVHPAFKLTYSPLVVIIAFFILGLSVMVAAIIFMRFEREMTALQRRASHVKSTEIGGMRAFAAAFVIGVSNLRRRKVRTALTCLTLVILTFTIMSFTSIKSTRDESAILIAESAPYQGVLLKNIGWHSLPPESLAVVADAYGTADVVAPLAWLELPEKNVAPITAIRAGRHSEPVQGIMGLSADEARLGRMAGVLTAGRWFAPGDGAAVILPVPMAERLGVTPGDSVTLFGRTFTVSGLFRKNALEERPDLDGEPLMPVVFPSEVSKEVSEVEKEAAESGEDVKSLQSRYQHIDDDLVVIVPYETLIGLGGQLKSVAVAPPAAGVESGNAAATNDSVLAGRLADRFGLAVFSGQADGVFLYHAGDSLGYAGVPNILIPLVISVLIVLNTMIGAVYERKREIGVYTAVGLAPSHVSFLFIAEALAFAVISVVLGYLLAQTAAGLLSGSSLWAGMTANYSSTAGVAAMLLVIAVVLLSVIYPSRVAGQIAIPDVNRSWTLPDAVDGVIATRLPFLVKVREQECAGGFLFDYYQSHQDVSHGLFATADVDYVFECPWDLPGSSPHPKELHPEFCDLRACMRLTGTVWLAPFDFGIKQSMSIVFTPAKDTPGYMEIDVELTRVAGEAGMWKRLNKGFLNDLRKQLLVWRSLEESTRTSYEDKITSSYNARLRSNEPAGEGDA